The following proteins come from a genomic window of Canis lupus familiaris isolate Mischka breed German Shepherd chromosome 31, alternate assembly UU_Cfam_GSD_1.0, whole genome shotgun sequence:
- the U2AF1 gene encoding splicing factor U2AF 35 kDa subunit isoform X3 produces MQEHYDEFFEEVFTEMEEKYGEVEEMNVCDNLGDHLVGNVYVKFRREEDAEKAVIDLNNRWFNGQPIHAELSPVTDFREACCRQYEMGECTRGGFCNFMHLKPISRELRRELYGRRRKKHRSRSRSRERRSRSRDRGRGGGGGGGGGGGGRERDRRRSRDRERSGRF; encoded by the exons ATGCAGGAGCACTATGATGAGTTCTTTGAG gagGTTTTTACAGAAATGGAGGAGAAGTATGGGGAAGTCGAGGAGATGAATGTCTGTGATAACCTCGGAGACCACCTAGTTGGGAACGTGTACGTCAAG TTTCGCCGAGAGGAAGACGCGGAAAAGGCTGTGATTGACTTGAACAACCGCTGGTTTAATGGGCAGCCAATCCACGCTGAGCTCTCCCCGGTGACTGACTTCCGAGAGGCGTGCTGCCGCCAGTACGAGATGGG GGAGTGCACGCGGGGCGGTTTCTGCAACTTCATGCACCTGAAGCCCATTTCCAGGGAGCTGCGGCGGGAGCTGTACGGGCGCCGGCGCAAGAA GCATAGATCGAGGTCCCGGTCTCGGGAGCGTCGCTCTCGGTCTAGAGACCGTGGTCGTGGCGGCggcggtggtggcggcggcggcggtgggggACGGGAGCGTGACAGGAGGCGGTCGAGAGACCGTGAAAGATCTGGGCGATTCTGA